One window of the Chryseobacterium camelliae genome contains the following:
- a CDS encoding glycosyl transferase family 1 — protein sequence MQQKKVLIITYYWPPAGGPGVQRWLKFAKYLPEFGWKPVIYTPENPSYPLVDESLMSDVPHDIEIIRTKIWEPYQLAEKLNKNNKKFKAGQFDVGKNQNWKSRLSIWVRGNFFIPDARVFWVNPSVKFLERYLQEHMIDVLVTSGPPHSLHLIGLNLKKKFSTLKWIADFRDPWTEISYYKHLKLTSRSDMKHRRLEQEVFAKADLTLATSYSDADNFRNNGAHALCITNGFDETDAGRSGKSADKKAAGDKFTLSYIGVLEQLRNPEILWNVLIELVEEQPDFAREFQLKFAGRVDNRILDFLMASNLKSHITDLGYVSHDRAVEEMSHSDLLLITNFPDPASRGIIPGKIFEYLATGKQIISFGPEEADVAKILDESQSGKHFSYNDAEAVKIFILEQFSNWKSGVIPENNRNISQFSRKNLTGTLAEVLDQMVH from the coding sequence ATGCAGCAGAAAAAAGTTCTTATCATCACCTATTACTGGCCTCCTGCAGGTGGACCGGGTGTACAGAGATGGCTGAAATTCGCAAAATACCTTCCGGAATTCGGATGGAAACCGGTCATCTACACGCCTGAAAACCCAAGTTATCCATTGGTAGACGAAAGCCTGATGAGCGACGTGCCTCATGATATTGAAATCATCAGAACGAAAATCTGGGAACCGTACCAGCTGGCAGAAAAGCTGAATAAGAACAATAAAAAATTCAAGGCCGGCCAGTTTGATGTCGGTAAAAACCAAAACTGGAAATCCAGGCTTTCCATCTGGGTACGGGGTAATTTCTTTATTCCCGATGCAAGGGTATTCTGGGTTAACCCATCTGTGAAATTCCTGGAACGTTATCTCCAGGAACATATGATTGATGTCCTCGTTACTTCAGGGCCGCCCCACTCGCTTCACCTGATCGGTTTAAACCTTAAGAAAAAGTTCAGTACCCTGAAGTGGATTGCGGATTTCCGGGATCCGTGGACGGAAATTTCATATTATAAACACCTTAAACTCACTTCCCGTTCGGATATGAAACACCGCCGGCTTGAACAGGAAGTTTTCGCAAAGGCTGACCTGACCCTGGCGACCAGCTACAGCGATGCGGACAATTTCCGTAACAACGGAGCCCATGCTTTATGCATTACCAACGGATTTGATGAAACCGATGCCGGAAGAAGCGGAAAAAGTGCAGATAAAAAAGCTGCCGGAGATAAGTTCACATTAAGCTACATCGGTGTCCTGGAGCAACTCCGGAATCCTGAGATCCTATGGAATGTACTGATTGAACTCGTGGAGGAACAACCGGATTTTGCCCGAGAATTCCAGCTGAAATTCGCAGGCAGGGTAGATAACAGGATCCTCGATTTCCTGATGGCCTCAAATCTTAAAAGCCACATAACCGATCTTGGTTACGTTTCCCACGACAGAGCCGTTGAAGAAATGAGTCACTCAGACCTGCTTTTGATCACCAATTTTCCGGATCCTGCATCCAGAGGCATTATTCCCGGAAAGATTTTCGAGTACCTCGCTACCGGTAAGCAGATCATCTCTTTCGGCCCGGAAGAAGCTGATGTAGCTAAAATCCTGGATGAGAGCCAATCGGGAAAACACTTCAGTTACAACGATGCTGAAGCCGTGAAAATTTTCATTCTTGAACAGTTCAGTAACTGGAAAAGCGGGGTTATCCCTGAAAACAACCGCAATATCAGTCAGTTTTCAAGAAAAAACTTAACCGGCACATTAGCAGAAGTCCTGGATCAGATGGTCCACTGA
- a CDS encoding YpdA family putative bacillithiol disulfide reductase, with translation MEMLDILIIGGGPIGLNCALEARKHHLNYLIIEKGTIVNSLYHYPLYMKFFSTAEKLEIGEIPFISAATKPGRQEALEYYQGITRQKNLNIRLYEKVLNVIRHEGYFEIRTTKASYQAKNVVIATGFYDIPNLMGIPGEELPKVKHYYTEPYPYAQQKIVVVGSSNSAVDAALETYRKGAEVTMIIRHAEISPTVKYWVKPDIENRIAEGSIKAHYHSVLTEIKEHSVVFRDESGTLREIDNDFVLAMTGYLPDFDFLKNSGIELQGDCLNPFYHPETMETNVKNLYLAGVVCGGKDTHLWFIENSRIHAEMIVNHILSTSK, from the coding sequence ATGGAAATGCTGGATATTCTCATCATCGGAGGCGGCCCGATCGGCCTGAACTGTGCACTGGAAGCACGGAAACATCATCTGAACTATCTCATCATAGAGAAAGGCACCATTGTCAATTCCCTGTATCATTATCCTTTATACATGAAGTTTTTCTCCACCGCCGAAAAGCTTGAAATCGGTGAGATCCCGTTCATCTCTGCGGCTACCAAGCCGGGAAGGCAGGAAGCGCTGGAATATTACCAGGGCATCACCCGGCAGAAAAACCTCAATATCCGTCTGTACGAAAAGGTATTGAATGTGATCCGTCATGAAGGATACTTTGAAATCAGGACAACAAAGGCTTCCTATCAGGCTAAAAATGTAGTCATTGCTACCGGATTTTATGACATTCCGAACCTGATGGGTATTCCCGGAGAAGAACTGCCGAAAGTAAAGCATTATTACACCGAGCCCTATCCTTATGCCCAGCAGAAAATAGTGGTTGTGGGTTCAAGCAATTCAGCAGTGGATGCTGCTCTGGAAACATACCGGAAAGGTGCTGAAGTCACCATGATCATCCGGCATGCAGAAATTTCCCCTACCGTAAAATACTGGGTGAAACCGGACATTGAAAACAGGATCGCAGAAGGAAGCATCAAGGCACATTATCATTCGGTACTTACAGAAATTAAGGAACATTCCGTTGTGTTCCGAGATGAAAGCGGGACACTCCGGGAAATCGATAATGATTTTGTGCTGGCTATGACCGGTTACCTTCCCGATTTTGATTTCCTTAAAAACTCCGGGATAGAATTGCAGGGTGACTGCTTAAACCCGTTCTACCATCCGGAAACGATGGAAACCAATGTGAAAAACCTTTACCTGGCCGGTGTTGTGTGCGGAGGAAAAGATACCCATCTTTGGTTCATTGAAAACTCCAGAATACACGCTGAGATGATTGTAAATCATATTCTTTCAACATCAAAATGA